The nucleotide sequence GACGCTGATCTTGCGTTACCGTCGCCTGCGCCCGACGCTGGCGGCCTGCCTGCCGTCGGTGCTGGTTCCGATCCTCGTGCTTTCGGGACTTTCGCTGGCCGGCCAGCAGATCAACCTGCTGCACATCGTGAGCCTCAGCATGGTCACCGGAATGGGGACCGACTACGGGATATTCCTCGTCGACAGCGCGGGCAACAAGACCTGGTTCGACTCGACGCTGGTCAGCCTGCTCCTGTGCTGGCTGACCACGGTGTTCGGATTCGCGGTGATCGCGATCTCGTCGCACCCCGCGCTGCGGGCGATGGGGGTCACGATCGGCGCCGGTGTCACGCTGTCCTTGCTGCTGTCGCCGGTGTGCTTGCTGGTGATGGGCCGCGAGGTCGCGCCCGAGCTGGCGCAGCAGGCTGCGGCCGGCGCCGAAGAGGTGCTTCCGTGAAAACGCCGCACCTGCGCCGGCCATTGCGCGCGTTGCTGGTCGCTTGCGCGATGGCCTGCGCCGGCTGCAGCGAACTCGCCCACGGTCTTTTCGCCGCCCGAGTCCCCGAATGCGACGGCTTCGACGTGCCGCTCGCGACGTTGTCGGTCAGTTCGCGAAAGGAGATGCGCGTGCGCATCGTCGGCCGTCACGTCGACCAGGACCTCCCTTTCGTCGTCGAGGCGGCCAAGGATTCGTTCGTGCTCGTCGGGTTCACCCCGCTCGGCACCAAATCGTTCACGCTGGTGCGCCGCGGGGACGACGCCAAGGACGTCAAGATCGAGAACGTCACCGGCGCAGTGCTGCAGATCCCGCCGCGCAACATGATGGCCGATCTGCTGGCGATGTCGCTGCCGAGCGGCTGCGCGGCGTCGGCCGAAGCAGTCGCGACGACGACGCTCGAGCATTGGCAGGTCAGCGACGCCTGCCTGGACAGCCGTCCCCAGCAGCGGCGCATCGAAAGGCTGCCGAAGCCCGGCGACAAGCCGGAAAAGGGTCCGCGCGAAGAGGTCGAGGTCAACTACGACAGCGACGCGATCACCGTCAGCCAGAAACAGTGCAGGTACACGGCGCGCTACGTGCTGCAGGCCACGCTCCCACCGAAAAAGAAGAAGTGACTGCGCCGGCCGCCCGGCCGGCGCAGCTCACGGGCAGCAATCAGGAACGGCGGCCGTCCCCGGCGAGCAACCTCTCGGCCTGCGGAGCAGTCAGCGCGACTTCGCGGCGCTTGCCGGTGCGGTCGACTCCGACGGCAACCATTCGCGAGGACTGTCCGGACGCCGGTTGCAGCAAGTCGCCGCGTTCGCTCGCGACGCGCGTTGCATGATCGGTTTCGAGCGCAGCAGTGCTGCGCGGCATGTTGCGGCGCGAGTAGAGCCCGTAGTCGCCGACCACCGCCAGCATGATGAGCTGGGCCGGTGCAGTGAGGATATCCCCGGCCACCGCCAGCGGCATCAGCACGAGTCCCGCCCATTCGCGGTTCGGATGCGATGGCGGATCGGCCGGGCTGCCGAAGTACCCGTGGTCGGTCCACTCGGTGAACGCGCAGCCGGCGACGAGCGAAAGCACGACGGGCAGGACGAGGCCACGAACCAAAAATGAGCGCATGTTCCCTCCGCGGGGACCGAGCGGCGCACGGGCAGCGCCGGTCGATGCCGCAGAGAGAAAGATATTTGGTCGGCCGCGCTCCTGTCAACGCCATCGGCCGGGGAAAGACGTCGAGGACTGGGGGCCGTGGAAATTTGCTGCGTCAAAAGAAATCGCGACGGGACGCGCCGCGGCACCTCGGCGCCGTATCCGCATCGGGCGCCTCAGCGCCGTATCCGCATCAGGCGCCTCAGCGCCGTATCCGAAGAATCAGCCCGACGACGATGAAGATGATGCGCACCGTGTCGACCCACGGCCGGTAGTAGCTGACACGCTCGTCGGCCGGCGGGTAGTAGACGCGGACGGTGCGGCAGACGACCGGCATGCCGCTGTGCATCGCGCGGATGAGCACTTCGGTCTCGAAGCCGTAGTGGCTCGCGTGGCCTCCGAGCGCGAGCGTGCTCGCGACCGGATAGATACGGAACCCCGATTGCGTGTCGTCGAAAC is from Candidatus Binatia bacterium and encodes:
- a CDS encoding DUF3261 domain-containing protein; translation: MKTPHLRRPLRALLVACAMACAGCSELAHGLFAARVPECDGFDVPLATLSVSSRKEMRVRIVGRHVDQDLPFVVEAAKDSFVLVGFTPLGTKSFTLVRRGDDAKDVKIENVTGAVLQIPPRNMMADLLAMSLPSGCAASAEAVATTTLEHWQVSDACLDSRPQQRRIERLPKPGDKPEKGPREEVEVNYDSDAITVSQKQCRYTARYVLQATLPPKKKK